Proteins from a genomic interval of Lycium ferocissimum isolate CSIRO_LF1 chromosome 2, AGI_CSIRO_Lferr_CH_V1, whole genome shotgun sequence:
- the LOC132047112 gene encoding uncharacterized protein LOC132047112 encodes MSSKINLLICFFIFHLLAATSVSGSKIGIYELKKGDFSVKLTNYGARIISVFLPDKNGKVDDIVLGYDTIKEYLNDTSYFGALVGRVANRIGGAQFTLNGTHYKLVPNEGKNMLHGGPKGFSKVVWKVSKYVKDGPCPYITLTYFSPDGDQGFPGAVLASVTYALKDPYKLSVVFKAKALNKATPINLSHHPYWNIGGHNSGDILSNVIEIFGSHITLVDKELIPTGKIAPVKNTPYDFLKPRKVGSRIDKLQNGYDINYVLDDTEKMNRVGTVYDKKSGRVMDVKASAPGVQFYTSNWGNRTVKGKGGFVYQSHAALALETLVFPDAVNHPNFPSTIVNPGARYVHKVLYTFSIKKY; translated from the exons ATGTCTTCAAAGATTAATTTGCTCATctgtttcttcatttttcatctgtTGGCTGCCACTAGTGTTTCAGGGAGCAAGATAGGGATATATGAGTTAAAGAAGGGAGATTTCTCTGTTAAGCTCACAAATTATGGTGCCAGAATTATCTCTGTATTTCTTCCTGATAAGAATG GTAAAGTAGATGATATTGTTCTGGGCTATGACACCATTAAGGAATACTTG AATGATACAAGTTATTTTGGAGCCTTAGTTGGAAGGGTCGCTAACCGGATTGGTGGTGCTCAATTTACTCTGAATGGAACCCATTATAAGCTTGTCCCCAATGAAGGCAAAAACATGTTGCATG gTGGCCCGAAAGGATTTAGTAAAGTTGTCTGGAAGGTGAGCAAGTACGTGAAAGATGGTCCCTGTCCTTACATAACTCTAACCTACTTCAGTCCCGACGGTGATCAAG GATTTCCTGGTGCTGTTCTTGCCTCTGTTACCTATGCATTAAAAGACCCTTACAAACTTAGTGTGGTATTTAAGGCAAAAGCTCTGAACAAGGCTACTCCAATTAACCTGTCTCACCACCCTTACTGGAACATTGGTGGACACAACAGTGGCGATATTTTGTCCAACGTTATTGAAATCTTTGGATCACACATCACCCTAGTTGATAAAGAGCTCATTCCCACAGGGAAAATTGCCCCCGTCAAAAACACGCCTTACGACTTCCTTAAACCCCGTAAGGTGGGGAGCAGGATCGATAAGCTCCAAAACGGATATGACATCAACTATGTACTCGATGACACTGAGAAAATGAATCGTGTGGGGACAGTTTATGATAAGAAGTCTGGAAGAGTGATGGATGTAAAAGCATCTGCACCTGGTGTTCAATTCTACACTTCAAATTGGGGTAATAGAACTGTAAAAGGGAAAGGTGGATTTGTGTATCAGAGTCATGCAGCATTAGCTTTGGAAACTCTAGTGTTCCCTGACGCTGTGAATCACCCAAATTTCCCATCGACAATTGTGAACCCAGGAGCGAGATACGTCCACAAAGTGTTGTATACATTCTCCATAAAGAAATACTAG
- the LOC132047114 gene encoding uncharacterized protein LOC132047114 yields the protein MSSKVISLLICLFTLHMLAAGTVTGCKIGIYELTKGDFSVKITNYGARIISVFLPDKNGKINDVVLGYDNIKEYMNETRYFGALLGRVVNRIGGAQFTLNGTVYKLVPNEGNNTIHGGPKGFSFVVWKVSEYVQDGPCPYITLTYHSADGEEGFPGDVLVSVTYALKDPYKLSVEFKAKSVNKASPINLSHHPYWNLGGHNSGDVLSQVVQIFASHITPVDEQLIPTGEITPIKNTPYDFLKPRKVGSRIDKVQIGYDRNYVLDSNEKMKHVAIVHDEKSGRVMDIRATAPCVHFYTANWIIDVKGKGGYVYQPHSALSLETQGYPDAVNHPNFASTIVNPGKTYAHSALYTFSIKKY from the exons ATGTCTTCAAAAGTTATTAGTCTGTTGATCTGTTTGTTCACTCTTCATATGTTGGCTGCTGGCACTGTTACAGGCTGCAAGATAGGGATCTATGAGTTAACGAAGGGAGACTTCTCTGTTAAGATCACAAATTATGGTGCCAGAATCATCTCTGTTTTTCTTCCTGATAAGAATG GAAAAATAAATGATGTTGTTCTTGGATATGACAACATCAAGGAATACATG AATGAAACACGTTATTTCGGAGCCCTACTTGGAAGGGTTGTTAACCGGATTGGTGGTGCTCAATTTACTTTGAATGGAACCGTTTACAAACTTGTCCCTAATGAAGGCAATAACACAATTCATG GTGGCCCTAAAGGATTTAGCTTTGTTGTTTGGAAGGTGAGCGAGTACGTGCAAGATGGTCCATGTCCTTACATAACTCTAACCTACCACAGCGCTGATGGTGAAGAAG GCTTTCCTGGTGATGTTCTTGTCTCTGTTACCTATGCACTGAAAGATCCTTACAAACTTAGTGTGGAATTTAAGGCAAAATCAGTGAACAAGGCCTCTCCTATTAATTTGTCTCACCACCCTTACTGGAACCTCGGTGGTCACAACAGTGGCGACGTCTTGTCCCAAGTTGTTCAAATATTTGCATCACACATCACCCCAGTAGATGAACAGCTCATCCCCACAGGCGAAATCACCCCTATCAAGAACACGCCTTATGACTTTCTAAAACCTCGTAAGGTGGGGAGCAGGATTGATAAAGTCCAAATTGGATATGACAGAAACTATGTACTCGACAGTAACGAAAAAATGAAGCATGTGGCGATAGTTCATGATGAGAAATCAGGAAGAGTGATGGATATACGAGCGACAGCGCCTTGTGTGCATTTCTACACTGCAAATTGGATCATTGATGTAAAAGGGAAAGGTGGATATGTGTATCAGCCTCATTCAGCATTATCTTTGGAGACTCAAGGGTACCCTGACGCTGTGAATCACCCAAATTTCGCATCAACAATTGTGAATCCGGGAAAGACTTACGCCCACTCTGCATTGTATACTTTCTCCATCAAGAAATACTAG